The Spirosoma radiotolerans genome has a window encoding:
- a CDS encoding MFS transporter, with protein sequence MNRNTLIVGLILLIFFVISFLTNILGPIIPDLVDSFQLSIGLAGFLPFAFFVAYAVSVPAGLLVEKHREKRVLLGAFFLAFLGALLVALLPRFSVALVSLFSIGVGMAILQVVINPLLRVAGGEAHFAFNSVLAQLFSGAASFISPFLYSYFVLNLHTTNTSLPIALLNRLVPVHLEWVSLYWVFALTTLLMIVVVALINFPTVELKDDEKIEVGTTLTELVNNKTVLLFFAGIFAYVGTEQGIANWISTFLQLYHGIDPATTGAQVVAAFWGLMTVGCVLGLVLLKLADSRYVLILFTLGAIIALLAGLFGTKDVALYAFPATGFFASVMWSIIFSLALNSIPRHHGTFSGILCTGIVGGALVPLIIGGLAELVGLRWAMLVLLLTLSYIFSIGLWAKPLITNATLKLKKERVNEREREQAA encoded by the coding sequence ATGAACCGTAACACCCTGATTGTTGGCCTGATTCTACTTATTTTCTTTGTCATTTCGTTCCTGACTAACATTCTGGGGCCTATCATTCCCGATCTGGTCGACAGTTTTCAGTTGAGCATCGGCCTGGCGGGTTTTCTGCCGTTTGCTTTTTTTGTCGCCTACGCCGTGTCGGTACCGGCGGGCTTACTAGTCGAAAAACACCGGGAAAAGCGGGTGTTGCTTGGGGCTTTTTTTCTGGCGTTTCTGGGTGCGCTGCTGGTTGCGCTGCTTCCCCGTTTTTCGGTCGCGCTGGTCTCCCTCTTCTCCATTGGTGTAGGGATGGCTATATTACAGGTTGTCATCAATCCGCTGTTGCGGGTGGCGGGTGGCGAAGCCCATTTCGCCTTCAACTCAGTACTGGCTCAACTTTTCTCCGGAGCCGCTTCGTTTATCAGTCCTTTTTTATACAGTTATTTTGTCCTTAACCTTCACACAACGAACACCAGCCTTCCCATTGCCCTGCTCAACCGGCTGGTTCCTGTTCATCTCGAATGGGTATCATTATACTGGGTGTTCGCCCTCACGACACTCCTGATGATTGTGGTGGTGGCTCTGATCAACTTTCCGACCGTGGAGCTTAAGGATGACGAAAAGATAGAAGTGGGCACCACGCTGACGGAATTAGTGAACAATAAAACCGTACTTCTCTTTTTCGCGGGAATCTTTGCGTATGTCGGTACAGAACAGGGCATTGCCAACTGGATCTCAACGTTTCTCCAACTCTATCATGGTATTGATCCAGCCACTACCGGGGCTCAAGTGGTGGCTGCCTTCTGGGGACTGATGACGGTAGGCTGCGTTCTGGGCCTTGTTCTGTTAAAGCTGGCAGACAGCCGCTATGTGCTTATCCTGTTCACATTAGGTGCCATCATTGCCTTACTGGCTGGGCTGTTTGGCACGAAAGACGTGGCCCTGTATGCATTTCCGGCCACTGGCTTTTTTGCCTCCGTAATGTGGTCGATTATCTTCTCACTCGCCCTTAACTCAATCCCTCGGCATCACGGTACGTTTTCGGGCATCCTGTGTACGGGCATCGTTGGTGGAGCACTGGTACCGCTGATCATTGGCGGCCTGGCCGAACTAGTCGGCCTTCGCTGGGCGATGCTGGTTTTGTTACTTACTTTAAGCTATATTTTTAGCATCGGCCTCTGGGCTAAACCGCTGATTACAAATGCAACACTTAAATTAAAGAAGGAACGAGTGAATGAACGAGAGCGCGAACAAGCAGCCTGA
- a CDS encoding AraC family transcriptional regulator, whose product MHKIILLIDFAEDYSKSLLKGITKYSREHGPWIFCRMPLFHRETMGIDGILNWALEWEADGIIGQLYNDENIGKIVQAGIPLIAQDFKERFTEIPNITGAHHETGAIAADYFLKKGFKNFAFYGFSDIVWSRERAEGFEESISRAGYEVHYFENRNAARANESELWYYKPSSLSQWLLSLPRPVAIMACDDRLGQHITEACRHSGIRIPEEVAVLGVDNDEMICELSDPPLSSIAQDAEKGGYDAARLLDRMIRKETASFYDIIVKPTQVITRQSTDIYATHDDFIAASLKYIHQNIDKNLQVDALVKQVPLSRRSLEMRFQHEIGYPIYKYIQNLRIEKFSKKLLETDLTVFEIALELGLNDSKNIARQFRQVKGCTPLEYRNRYLAGK is encoded by the coding sequence ATGCACAAGATTATTCTGTTGATCGACTTCGCGGAGGATTACAGCAAGAGCCTCTTGAAAGGCATCACGAAATACTCGCGCGAACATGGTCCCTGGATTTTTTGTCGGATGCCGCTTTTTCACCGGGAAACGATGGGCATTGATGGCATTCTGAACTGGGCCCTCGAATGGGAAGCCGACGGCATTATCGGACAACTCTATAACGATGAGAACATCGGAAAAATCGTGCAGGCAGGCATTCCGCTCATTGCGCAGGACTTTAAGGAACGGTTCACCGAAATTCCTAACATAACGGGAGCTCACCACGAAACAGGTGCCATTGCCGCTGACTATTTCCTGAAAAAGGGCTTCAAAAACTTTGCCTTTTATGGGTTCTCCGACATCGTCTGGTCTCGGGAACGAGCGGAAGGATTCGAGGAAAGCATTTCCAGAGCGGGTTATGAAGTTCATTATTTCGAGAATAGAAATGCTGCACGTGCCAATGAATCGGAATTGTGGTATTATAAGCCTAGCTCGCTGAGCCAGTGGCTTCTATCCTTGCCCAGACCGGTTGCCATCATGGCTTGCGATGACCGCCTGGGGCAGCACATTACCGAAGCCTGCCGGCATTCGGGAATTCGCATCCCCGAAGAGGTGGCCGTGTTAGGGGTCGATAACGATGAAATGATTTGTGAGCTGTCGGACCCTCCCCTGTCAAGCATTGCGCAGGATGCCGAGAAGGGCGGCTATGATGCGGCCCGCCTGCTTGACCGTATGATCCGGAAAGAAACGGCCTCTTTTTATGACATCATCGTCAAGCCTACGCAGGTCATTACCCGCCAGTCGACCGACATTTATGCTACTCACGACGATTTCATTGCCGCTTCGCTGAAGTACATTCATCAGAACATCGACAAAAATCTCCAGGTCGATGCGCTGGTCAAACAAGTACCTTTATCGAGACGGTCGCTGGAGATGCGGTTTCAGCACGAGATCGGTTACCCCATCTATAAGTATATTCAGAATCTACGTATTGAGAAATTCTCAAAAAAACTGCTGGAAACAGACTTGACAGTTTTTGAGATTGCCCTGGAGCTCGGCCTGAACGACAGCAAAAACATTGCCCGGCAATTTAGGCAGGTAAAAGGCTGTACCCCACTCGAATACCGAAATCGGTACCTGGCAGGCAAGTAG
- a CDS encoding ROK family protein, with protein sequence MTIGVDLGGTNVRAGLVQNGLIVHQKSGLLHQKESLSATLSQLIGLIRPLADSSVSSIGIGVPSVVDVGRGIVYNVANIPSWKEVALRDILEAEFAVPVFVNNDVNCFTLGEHQFGQAKSYHSVVGMSIGTGLGSGIIMNNQLFAGSNCGAGEIGLLPYRDKNFEYYASAEFFKAVHGTTALEASQAAQLGEEKALQLWVEFGRHFGWAIKAVLYAYDPEVIVLGGSIAKAYPFFKAGMLESMQDFAYPMTLKRLKIFQSEKEGIALLGAAALVEQREHL encoded by the coding sequence ATGACTATTGGGGTCGACTTAGGAGGGACGAACGTGCGGGCCGGGCTTGTGCAGAATGGATTAATTGTCCACCAGAAGAGTGGTCTGTTACACCAAAAAGAATCACTTTCCGCTACTTTATCACAACTGATTGGGCTGATTCGTCCCCTGGCCGACTCGTCTGTCAGTAGTATCGGCATTGGCGTGCCATCGGTGGTCGATGTGGGCCGGGGCATCGTTTACAATGTTGCCAATATTCCCTCCTGGAAAGAGGTGGCTCTGCGCGACATTCTGGAGGCAGAGTTCGCCGTTCCTGTATTTGTCAACAATGATGTGAATTGTTTCACCCTGGGCGAGCATCAGTTTGGGCAGGCGAAATCCTACCATTCGGTGGTTGGCATGTCTATTGGCACCGGACTCGGCTCGGGAATTATCATGAACAATCAACTTTTTGCGGGCTCAAATTGTGGCGCGGGCGAAATCGGCTTACTGCCTTACCGGGACAAAAATTTCGAGTATTATGCCTCTGCTGAGTTTTTCAAAGCGGTTCACGGAACAACGGCCCTGGAAGCCAGCCAGGCGGCTCAACTGGGTGAAGAAAAGGCACTACAACTATGGGTCGAATTTGGCCGTCACTTTGGTTGGGCCATCAAAGCAGTCCTGTATGCCTATGATCCGGAAGTCATTGTATTGGGGGGTTCCATCGCCAAAGCGTATCCTTTCTTTAAAGCCGGGATGCTCGAGAGCATGCAGGATTTTGCCTATCCAATGACCCTGAAACGGCTGAAGATTTTCCAATCAGAAAAAGAAGGCATTGCGCTCTTGGGCGCTGCGGCTCTGGTCGAGCAACGCGAGCACCTTTAA